A stretch of DNA from Microbacterium sp. LWS13-1.2:
TCCCCGAGAACTCCACGCGCATTCAGGTGCACGGCACCCGCGGCTCCGCGTACCTGCAGGACGGACTTCTCGAGTACTTCCACGCCGACGACGCCCACGACGGCTCGCCCCGCGGGTGGGGTCGAGTCGGCAATCAAGCCGGGCGCGAGGTCGGATCCGCAGACCTCCCCGGCGGCGGGAGCCTCGTGCCCGACCTCTTCGAGGACCACCTGCGGCAGTACGAGGACGTCATCGACGCGATCCGCGCCGGGCGCGAGCCCGCCGGATCGATCGGCGACGCCGTACAGGCGCTCGCGGTGATCATCGCCGTCTACGTCTCCAGCGCGCTCGGGCACCCGGTGCGGGTGGAGGACGTGCTGGACGGCAAATACGAACAGATCGACTACAAGAACACCAGGAGGATGACATGGCACGCATAGGCGTCCAGGCCATGATGCTCAAGGCGAGCGTCGCAGAAATCGGTGCGTTCGAGACGCTCCGCCGTGTGCGTGACATCGGATACCGCGCGATCGAGGTCTCGCAGATCCCGATGGTGGAGGAGAACATCGCCCAACTGGAACGCGCGAAGGATGAGCTCGGCATCGATATCGCCGCGCTCTCGGCAGGGCTCGCACCGCAACCAGGCGGAAACGACTCGCTCGAGGAGGACCTCGACAAGATCGTGGCGGACAGTCACCGCCTGGGCGCCGAAATGGTGCGGATCGGGATGCTGCCCTTCGAGGCGATGGGGTCGCTTGAGCTGCTGCTCGACTTCTGCGAGCGCACCGATGCCTACGCCCAGCGGCTGGCCGATTCCGGCATCCGCCTCTATTACCACAACCACCACGTCGAGTTCGCTAAGTTCGACGGTCGCCTCATGCTCGACATCATCGCCGACCGCGCCCCGCACGTCGGCCTCGAGCTCGACGTGCATTGGCTGCAGCGCGGCGGGGTGAACCCTGTATCGGTCATCGAGCAGTACGCGGGGCGCGTGCGGATGGTGCACCTGAAGGACTACCGCATCGGAAAGCTGCCCGACAGCGCCTTCGAGGCGCTCGCGAAGGGCGACATCGCGGGTTTCATGACGGCGTTCGCCGGCGTCGTGCAATTCGGTGAGGTGGGGGAGGGCAACCTCGACTTCGCCTCGATCATCCCCGCATCGATCGCCAGCGGGGCTGAGTACCTGCTGGTGGAGC
This window harbors:
- a CDS encoding sugar phosphate isomerase/epimerase; the protein is MARIGVQAMMLKASVAEIGAFETLRRVRDIGYRAIEVSQIPMVEENIAQLERAKDELGIDIAALSAGLAPQPGGNDSLEEDLDKIVADSHRLGAEMVRIGMLPFEAMGSLELLLDFCERTDAYAQRLADSGIRLYYHNHHVEFAKFDGRLMLDIIADRAPHVGLELDVHWLQRGGVNPVSVIEQYAGRVRMVHLKDYRIGKLPDSAFEALAKGDIAGFMTAFAGVVQFGEVGEGNLDFASIIPASIASGAEYLLVEQDDLYGRTVWEALQTSHDNLVSLGFSDLF